One segment of Neobacillus endophyticus DNA contains the following:
- a CDS encoding MATE family efflux transporter, with protein sequence MYIPSKAKKVFNIAIPAIGESYLQSLLGVVDSFFIARLGLLAINAVGVTNIYSMTYIGVFSAISATLSVFLSRAFGAKDEERSKSVIFHGLFISILIGLVFSLISVVFANPLLTMVGANRQLKNTAIIYFKVVLGLTPFIALFTAQSASFRAVGDTRTPFRVGIEMNAIHIVLDYVLIFGLGPFKGVGITGAAVAMILARIYGFLRLFIISQRMPSIALKSRDFKVIWNIVGSMIKFAIPAVLERISMRIGQVVYFGLIVRMGTETYATHNIAGTLTTFAFTVGGGFAVAASTLIGQAIGEKNYSDMKEYRKWSYIQSAISMTVITAILAISSPWIGAIFTHNKTVIHLLGIILLIDTFSQPFLASVTIDTSVVQAGGNSKFPMAVTMIGIWVVRTLGVYIFAWKLGFGLPAVWISIAVDNALRAVLFAWYRKSKNVIRDL encoded by the coding sequence TTGTATATTCCGAGCAAAGCAAAAAAAGTTTTTAATATTGCAATACCAGCCATTGGCGAATCGTATCTTCAAAGTTTACTGGGAGTCGTAGACTCTTTTTTTATTGCAAGGTTAGGTCTTCTGGCTATAAATGCAGTAGGTGTTACCAACATCTACAGTATGACGTATATTGGGGTTTTTTCAGCTATTTCTGCTACACTTTCCGTATTTTTATCGAGAGCATTTGGAGCAAAAGATGAAGAACGAAGCAAATCCGTTATTTTTCACGGTCTCTTTATATCGATCCTAATAGGACTAGTCTTTTCTTTGATTTCCGTTGTTTTCGCTAATCCATTGCTAACAATGGTTGGGGCTAACAGGCAACTGAAAAACACAGCTATCATATATTTTAAAGTGGTTTTAGGTCTCACTCCATTTATTGCATTGTTTACTGCTCAATCTGCATCCTTTCGAGCTGTTGGGGATACAAGGACCCCTTTCAGAGTGGGTATTGAAATGAATGCAATTCATATCGTTTTGGATTATGTTTTAATTTTTGGATTAGGACCATTCAAAGGAGTAGGAATAACTGGAGCAGCAGTTGCAATGATTTTAGCAAGGATATATGGTTTCTTACGACTGTTCATCATATCGCAGCGTATGCCATCCATAGCTTTGAAAAGCAGGGATTTTAAAGTCATTTGGAACATTGTAGGTAGCATGATAAAATTTGCGATTCCTGCCGTATTAGAAAGAATAAGCATGAGAATTGGGCAAGTTGTTTATTTCGGTTTAATTGTTCGCATGGGAACAGAAACTTATGCGACCCACAATATTGCAGGAACATTAACCACATTTGCCTTTACAGTCGGTGGAGGATTTGCTGTAGCAGCAAGCACTCTAATCGGACAAGCAATTGGTGAAAAAAATTATTCAGATATGAAGGAATATCGGAAATGGAGTTATATTCAATCGGCAATTTCCATGACCGTTATAACGGCAATATTAGCAATTTCGAGTCCTTGGATAGGCGCAATATTTACTCATAATAAAACTGTCATTCACCTATTAGGAATTATTTTATTAATCGATACATTTTCTCAGCCGTTCTTAGCATCAGTTACTATTGATACATCAGTCGTTCAAGCTGGGGGTAACAGTAAATTCCCCATGGCGGTTACTATGATTGGTATATGGGTTGTTCGAACATTAGGTGTTTATATCTTTGCATGGAAACTTGGATTTGGATTACCGGCCGTATGGATTTCCATTGCAGTAGATAACGCTTTACGAGCCGTTCTTTTTGCATGGTACAGAAAAAGTAAGAATGTAATTAGGGATTTATAA
- a CDS encoding acyl-CoA carboxylase subunit beta — translation MSWEEEIKELRSRESLAYRLGGEERVARHRANGKLTVRERIEKLLDPDSFHEIGAIAGKSKYDEDGYLLEFMPANFILGTGKILGSKVVVGGDDFTVRGGAADGAIIGKQVYAERMAHDLQIPIIRLVDGTGGGGSVKFLDSEGFTYVPVNPAWDLVVGNLELVPVVSACLGSVAGLGAARVAASHFSVMVEETSQLFVAGPPVVKFGMGQDLTKEELGGVQVHRTSGAVDNIAKTEEDAFEQIRTFLSYLPPSVWKLPPVLSTQDDPSRKDERLISFIPKNRKTPYKIRELLPMIFDQSSIFEMGRYYGGGTLTCFARLDGYSVGVLASDPYVNGGGLTAESSDKIERFVDLCQTFHLPIVNLVDQPGMVIGLPSEKKGTIRKGVRAIAAIYQATVPMVEIIIRRVFGVGGAGMSNGHGLNLRYAWPSGDWGSLPVEGGVHVAYRRELEASDHPDALLKELLDRMESVRSPFRTAEAFGIEEIIDPRDTRPLLCDWVKDAYELLPQQLGPSKHGMRP, via the coding sequence TTGTCTTGGGAAGAGGAAATCAAGGAGCTGCGGTCTAGAGAATCGTTAGCCTATCGGTTGGGCGGAGAAGAGCGGGTTGCTAGACACAGAGCAAATGGCAAATTAACTGTAAGGGAAAGAATTGAAAAATTACTGGATCCCGACAGTTTTCATGAAATCGGAGCCATCGCAGGTAAAAGCAAATATGATGAGGATGGTTATTTACTTGAATTTATGCCAGCCAATTTTATCTTAGGCACTGGGAAAATTTTGGGAAGTAAAGTGGTGGTTGGAGGTGATGATTTCACTGTCAGAGGCGGAGCAGCGGATGGAGCGATCATCGGCAAACAAGTGTATGCTGAGCGGATGGCCCATGACCTTCAGATTCCTATTATTCGCCTTGTTGATGGAACTGGCGGCGGTGGCAGTGTAAAGTTCCTGGATTCGGAAGGATTTACGTATGTTCCTGTAAATCCGGCTTGGGATTTAGTAGTTGGAAATTTGGAGTTAGTTCCTGTTGTTTCAGCCTGTCTTGGCTCTGTAGCAGGACTAGGAGCTGCCAGAGTGGCCGCTTCGCATTTTTCTGTCATGGTTGAAGAGACATCACAATTATTTGTGGCTGGGCCGCCTGTGGTTAAGTTTGGGATGGGACAAGATTTAACCAAAGAGGAATTAGGAGGAGTCCAGGTACATCGAACAAGTGGAGCAGTGGATAATATAGCAAAAACAGAGGAAGATGCCTTTGAACAAATCCGTACCTTCCTTTCTTATCTGCCTCCAAGTGTATGGAAGCTTCCGCCTGTTTTATCCACACAAGATGACCCTTCTCGAAAAGACGAACGTTTAATCTCCTTTATACCAAAAAACAGAAAAACACCATATAAAATAAGGGAGCTTTTACCCATGATTTTTGATCAAAGCTCCATTTTTGAAATGGGAAGATATTATGGTGGAGGTACACTTACCTGTTTTGCGCGGCTTGATGGATATTCTGTTGGTGTTTTAGCAAGCGACCCGTATGTTAATGGAGGGGGACTAACCGCTGAAAGCTCCGATAAAATAGAGAGATTTGTTGACCTCTGTCAGACATTTCATCTGCCGATCGTGAATTTAGTCGATCAGCCTGGCATGGTCATTGGCTTGCCTTCAGAGAAAAAAGGAACGATTCGAAAAGGAGTTCGTGCCATTGCAGCCATTTATCAAGCAACGGTACCGATGGTTGAAATCATAATCCGCCGTGTTTTTGGAGTTGGCGGCGCCGGAATGAGTAACGGTCATGGATTAAATTTACGATACGCTTGGCCTTCAGGAGATTGGGGTTCACTTCCGGTTGAAGGCGGTGTACATGTTGCCTATCGCCGCGAGCTTGAGGCGAGTGATCATCCAGATGCATTACTGAAAGAGCTATTAGATCGAATGGAATCGGTACGATCCCCCTTTCGAACTGCTGAAGCTTTTGGAATTGAAGAAATAATTGATCCTAGAGATACCCGACCATTGTTATGTGATTGGGTGAAAGATGCATACGAACTGCTCCCTCAACAACTTGGACCATCAAAACATGGGATGCGGCCTTAA
- a CDS encoding TIGR01777 family oxidoreductase, translating into MKIVIAGGSGFIGRKLINLLLNENHEVVVLTRKEKSSSSQVQYIKWLEEGIFPEKEIQKADVIINLAGTSINDGRWTPKHQNEIYESRMTSTDELIRITAALPEKPFVFINASAIGIYPSSFSEVYTEKSKLVADDFLGKTVHDWERKAERVKELGIRTVYLRFGVVLGEDSGALPLMVLPYKMYMGGTLGSGRQWVSWIHVDDAARAIIFSLENSELSGPVNVTAPNPQQMKEFGQTIASVTRRPHWLPVPEVALKMILRRKSSLVLEGQHVLPEVLSHAGFKFQFPTLEPALRDLLG; encoded by the coding sequence ATGAAAATCGTAATTGCCGGGGGATCTGGCTTTATTGGACGGAAATTAATCAACCTTCTTCTTAACGAAAACCATGAAGTGGTCGTTTTGACTAGAAAAGAGAAATCATCTTCATCTCAAGTACAATATATCAAATGGCTTGAAGAAGGAATTTTTCCGGAAAAAGAAATACAAAAAGCAGATGTAATCATCAATCTGGCAGGCACATCCATTAATGACGGCCGTTGGACTCCCAAACATCAGAATGAAATTTATGAAAGCCGTATGACTTCTACAGACGAGCTGATAAGAATCACAGCGGCATTGCCTGAAAAGCCATTTGTTTTTATCAATGCTAGTGCGATCGGAATTTACCCATCCTCATTTTCGGAAGTATATACGGAAAAATCGAAACTTGTTGCAGATGATTTCCTCGGTAAAACGGTCCATGACTGGGAAAGAAAGGCTGAAAGGGTGAAGGAACTCGGCATACGTACAGTATATCTGCGATTTGGCGTTGTGCTCGGTGAGGACAGCGGCGCCCTCCCACTCATGGTACTACCTTATAAAATGTATATGGGCGGAACACTCGGATCAGGAAGGCAGTGGGTTTCATGGATCCATGTTGACGATGCTGCCCGAGCCATTATTTTCTCTTTGGAAAATAGTGAGTTAAGCGGCCCGGTTAATGTGACAGCACCGAATCCACAACAAATGAAAGAATTTGGTCAAACGATAGCAAGTGTGACCCGCAGGCCTCATTGGCTGCCAGTACCAGAAGTGGCATTAAAAATGATCCTTAGGAGAAAAAGCTCACTAGTCCTTGAAGGGCAGCATGTTTTACCTGAAGTTTTAAGCCATGCAGGCTTTAAATTCCAGTTTCCGACACTCGAACCTGCATTAAGAGATTTATTAGGTTAA